The following coding sequences lie in one Neorhodopirellula lusitana genomic window:
- a CDS encoding glycosyl hydrolase family 95 catalytic domain-containing protein, translating into MLIVSAIALSLIGRRSDASEPLPVPERGFISSRPAQTWEEGLISGNGTIGANVLSRPLNERIIFTHERLFLPQGPPTMPPDTSARLFEIRKLIDRGLYKQASHLAFDLSGQDDFLYPDPFVPAFDLSVKMASDTEPSEYARSLDFQTGEATVQWTDQQTVFQRRLFVSRKDSVAVLSISGSKPGSVSCRLGFEQRQPSDKLDADEVQRSGEVFKESVTDIVAGADEFGLSYQNRFTKAYPGSIHGLEGVARVLVDGGTHSANGDGTIDVKKADDVLVLVDLQVLYDPDAPKVDAMKSSLANLPADYAKLLGDHAKIHGELFNRMRLDIGGGADHQRTTEELLDESSFDKLNRALVEKEFDAGRYNIISCTGELPPNLQGGWAGTYVPGWASDFTHNGNVPSAIAANLMGNMPELMLSYTTYIESLVPWLEVNAKHMFGARGIVLPSRSTTNGFNNALAPEFAGGFWVGGAGWSAHYFYDYYLYTGDREFLSEHALPFMEQAALFFEDYLYEGPDGKFVFSPTQSPENTPGNSNSQGSFNATMDVAIAKDLLTNLIAASNELGRNADKVKLWQTMLDKMPDYMIDEDGIIKEWSTPRLDNRDSHRHSSQLFPLYDGLPKEIDESPELRSAFKKSIEFKLDKHWKDNQRGFMSFGLVQLGQASTSLGESELAYHCLGHLVNRFWLNNLASMHNHRSLFNMDISGGMPAVIIKMLVASDLGKIKLLPAVPAEWPLGQIEGVLCRGAIEIQNLKWDGKQISVSLLADRSQSVVLELPSEIAELTVVDGKAAIAPAEHANQRTLSLEKGKPITLEILMK; encoded by the coding sequence ATGTTGATCGTCTCCGCGATCGCTCTTTCACTGATCGGCCGACGTTCCGACGCGTCCGAGCCCTTGCCAGTCCCTGAGCGGGGCTTTATCAGTTCTCGCCCGGCCCAAACCTGGGAAGAAGGATTGATATCAGGCAACGGCACCATTGGTGCGAACGTGCTTAGCCGCCCGTTGAATGAACGGATCATCTTCACCCACGAACGGCTCTTCCTACCACAAGGGCCACCCACGATGCCGCCGGACACCTCGGCCCGGCTCTTCGAAATCCGCAAGCTCATTGATCGTGGCCTCTACAAACAGGCTTCGCACCTGGCCTTCGATCTGTCCGGCCAGGACGACTTCTTATACCCCGATCCGTTCGTGCCGGCGTTCGATCTTTCAGTCAAAATGGCCTCCGATACAGAGCCTAGTGAGTACGCGAGATCGCTGGACTTCCAAACCGGCGAAGCCACCGTTCAATGGACTGATCAACAAACCGTGTTCCAGCGGCGCCTGTTTGTCTCACGAAAAGACTCAGTGGCCGTGCTGTCGATCTCCGGTTCCAAACCTGGATCGGTGAGCTGCCGTCTGGGTTTCGAGCAACGCCAACCGAGCGACAAACTTGACGCCGACGAAGTCCAACGTTCCGGCGAAGTTTTCAAAGAATCCGTGACTGACATCGTCGCCGGCGCGGATGAGTTCGGCCTGTCGTATCAGAATCGATTCACGAAGGCGTACCCCGGAAGCATCCACGGCTTGGAAGGCGTCGCCCGTGTCCTTGTCGACGGTGGCACGCATTCGGCCAACGGTGACGGAACGATCGATGTTAAGAAAGCCGACGACGTGCTGGTTCTCGTTGACCTGCAAGTGCTCTACGACCCGGATGCACCCAAAGTCGATGCAATGAAGTCGTCGCTGGCGAATTTGCCAGCCGACTACGCCAAGCTGTTGGGCGATCATGCCAAGATTCACGGCGAACTGTTCAATCGGATGCGGCTGGACATTGGCGGTGGAGCAGACCATCAACGGACAACCGAAGAGCTACTGGACGAATCAAGCTTCGACAAACTGAACCGAGCCCTGGTTGAGAAGGAGTTCGACGCAGGACGCTACAACATCATTTCCTGTACCGGTGAATTGCCGCCAAACTTACAGGGCGGTTGGGCCGGAACCTATGTGCCGGGATGGGCGAGTGACTTCACGCACAACGGCAATGTGCCCTCGGCGATCGCGGCTAACTTGATGGGCAACATGCCCGAGTTGATGCTGTCCTACACGACCTATATCGAATCGCTCGTTCCCTGGCTGGAAGTGAACGCCAAACACATGTTCGGCGCTCGTGGGATCGTGCTGCCGTCTCGCTCGACCACTAACGGATTCAACAACGCCCTCGCCCCTGAGTTCGCTGGCGGTTTCTGGGTTGGTGGCGCTGGCTGGTCCGCCCACTACTTCTATGACTACTACCTCTACACCGGCGACCGAGAATTCCTTTCCGAGCACGCCCTGCCGTTCATGGAACAAGCAGCCCTCTTCTTCGAAGATTATCTCTACGAAGGCCCTGACGGAAAGTTTGTGTTCTCACCCACGCAGTCACCCGAGAACACTCCCGGCAACTCCAATTCACAAGGTTCCTTCAACGCCACCATGGACGTGGCGATCGCCAAGGATCTGCTGACCAATCTGATCGCGGCATCCAACGAACTGGGCCGGAATGCTGACAAAGTGAAACTCTGGCAGACGATGCTCGACAAGATGCCTGACTACATGATCGATGAGGACGGAATCATCAAGGAATGGTCGACGCCTCGACTCGACAACCGAGACAGCCACCGTCACTCTTCACAGCTTTTCCCGCTCTACGACGGTCTCCCAAAGGAAATCGACGAGAGCCCAGAACTTCGGTCGGCTTTCAAGAAAAGCATCGAGTTCAAACTCGACAAGCACTGGAAGGACAACCAACGCGGCTTCATGTCGTTCGGGTTGGTTCAATTGGGCCAAGCGTCCACTAGCCTCGGCGAGAGCGAACTCGCCTATCATTGCCTCGGGCATCTTGTGAACCGTTTTTGGTTGAACAACCTCGCTTCGATGCACAATCACCGCTCGCTGTTCAACATGGACATCAGTGGCGGAATGCCCGCAGTGATCATCAAGATGCTGGTCGCGTCCGACCTCGGCAAGATCAAGCTGCTGCCTGCCGTACCCGCTGAATGGCCCCTGGGGCAAATCGAGGGAGTCCTGTGCCGCGGTGCGATCGAAATCCAGAACCTCAAATGGGACGGAAAACAGATTTCGGTCTCGCTTCTTGCGGATCGTTCGCAATCAGTTGTTCTGGAACTGCCTTCGGAGATCGCCGAACTGACCGTCGTTGACGGAAAGGCCGCGATTGCTCCAGCGGAGCACGCAAACCAGCGGACGCTGTCACTTGAAAAGGGCAAGCCAATCACGCTCGAGATCCTGATGAAATAG
- a CDS encoding proprotein convertase P-domain-containing protein: MRLPNGKQTFGVLGFEASAPNRLPMLKRMLTRIGLIVAVCCLSVCCQRHALAQAGLRESLERLDTNGNGEIDPREITPLSRPYLERIAETRRLSLSRPNPIDKLQEAARIYFAMQNGVTRDEVKPEREGQLRPFGMGRHEPMIPEFGIGDVKYPYTEDDLDDAERLVRRYDRDRDGTIDREEARRADWSRRDPFADDFNKDDRLNRLELAQRYARRRILSSDSSELIQKVRRTGNGIEPSKVDPRRDDSRNRRRRGGDTYRLAAGVMTRFDLNRSGMLEREESAKLGMPVAEIDLDRNGEISREELYNHLAQVQEQAGGLGEGIPGWFYERDTDRDNQVSLAEFAPEPTDELVTEFVSWDANDDGLITTAELAGSQAAMGGSFRSEEGLPLPPGRTVISEIEVDEDFLIADLNVKISITHSYVGCLDAFLTGPEGERIELFTEVGGGDDNFNETIFDDQAGNPIVKGRPPFEGSYVPEGLLKRQPGLSAYNGKSIKGIWQLVIRGTRSERFGMLHSWSLESRPVEE; the protein is encoded by the coding sequence ATGCGTCTTCCAAACGGTAAACAAACCTTCGGCGTTCTAGGCTTCGAAGCATCCGCACCCAACCGCCTTCCTATGCTCAAGCGAATGTTAACGCGAATCGGATTGATCGTTGCGGTTTGCTGTTTGTCGGTTTGTTGCCAGCGACATGCGTTGGCGCAGGCTGGGCTCCGTGAGTCTCTTGAACGCCTGGATACGAACGGGAACGGCGAGATCGATCCGCGCGAGATCACGCCTCTTTCACGCCCCTATCTCGAACGCATTGCCGAGACCCGGCGTTTGTCGCTGAGTCGGCCCAATCCAATCGACAAACTACAGGAAGCGGCGCGGATCTACTTCGCGATGCAAAATGGCGTCACACGCGATGAGGTGAAACCCGAGCGAGAGGGCCAGTTGCGTCCCTTCGGCATGGGACGCCATGAACCGATGATCCCGGAGTTTGGCATCGGTGATGTGAAATACCCCTACACGGAAGACGACCTCGATGATGCCGAGCGTCTGGTGCGCCGCTACGATCGGGATCGGGATGGAACGATTGATCGCGAAGAGGCTCGGCGTGCGGACTGGTCCCGTCGCGACCCTTTCGCCGATGACTTCAACAAAGATGACCGCCTGAATCGTTTAGAGCTGGCCCAGCGTTACGCACGGCGACGCATCCTGTCGAGTGACTCGAGTGAGTTAATTCAGAAGGTGCGGCGTACCGGCAATGGGATCGAGCCATCTAAGGTGGATCCACGCCGCGATGACTCGCGTAACCGCCGACGACGGGGAGGTGACACCTATCGGTTAGCCGCCGGCGTGATGACCCGATTTGACCTGAACCGAAGCGGCATGCTGGAACGGGAAGAGTCGGCCAAGCTCGGAATGCCGGTCGCGGAAATCGATCTGGATCGCAACGGCGAGATCTCGCGAGAAGAGCTTTACAATCATCTCGCACAGGTCCAAGAGCAGGCTGGTGGTCTCGGCGAAGGGATCCCGGGATGGTTCTACGAACGTGACACCGACCGAGACAATCAAGTGTCGCTGGCCGAGTTCGCTCCCGAACCCACCGACGAATTGGTTACTGAGTTCGTGTCTTGGGATGCCAATGACGATGGACTGATCACGACCGCGGAATTGGCTGGATCGCAAGCTGCGATGGGCGGTTCCTTTCGGTCCGAAGAGGGACTTCCATTGCCTCCGGGACGGACAGTCATTTCCGAGATCGAAGTGGACGAAGACTTCTTGATTGCTGACCTGAATGTGAAGATCTCAATCACCCACTCGTACGTCGGTTGCTTGGACGCATTCTTGACCGGCCCGGAAGGCGAGAGGATCGAGTTGTTCACGGAAGTTGGCGGTGGCGACGACAATTTCAACGAGACTATTTTCGACGATCAAGCAGGTAACCCGATCGTCAAAGGACGACCTCCATTCGAAGGAAGCTACGTCCCCGAAGGCTTGCTGAAACGACAACCCGGCTTGTCTGCCTACAACGGTAAGTCGATCAAAGGCATTTGGCAGCTAGTGATTCGAGGCACCCGCAGCGAACGCTTCGGCATGCTGCATAGCTGGAGCCTGGAATCACGCCCGGTCGAGGAATAG
- a CDS encoding secretin N-terminal domain-containing protein, with product MLGSVSAFAQVPATPASATTEQSSLESGEPSPSTEPLQASDSWQPTESLNPAESASANPTTAQPGVLPPNTESTALGDADSGEADLVAAEPEPRTVPAVPAQLRTGSELRFSFNAAPWRDVIEWVADEAGLALQFGELPTGSFTYNDNGSFTPEEAINRVNLFLIPEGFAIVRSGNLLAVVNLTDPRSLSQLDSIAEMITPEELATRNGHEVVKCLFQLAELDANDAVEELSSLQLMTPPSVLAVTNQLMITDTVSKLRSVQAILDSFQPTAMKNGTMVKSFRLQHVDAEDVLEVARPHLGLATGEMIGIDVSLSADVLGKHLFVTGVEDKIKVIEGLVEAIDQPDPDADAVQRDSVLKSHLVEGGNVQMVYDVLQTLLAGKPVRLSIDETAGSIVALADVQTQREIEMTVEQLQATEADFEVIQLKTIDAYYAISLLEQMLDIPASTLDDDDDSGQDFPKIDADAGNRRLFVRAKRPQIEQIKKIVADLEASESNNVGKDVRVLPMPSEGSERTLQTAIQFWRGDNPISRVSSDAWDSAPSERVPAQQIKPESTPLVDEDLREEEIQPVKKTPQSERGSKSHRRDQSFTNLSHPTELVGKVGPNIVSEDAPIRYQVTSRGLLLQSHDTEALDQFEELIRVIMGPTDAVSSKPIVFYMQYTKADDALRMLTKLLDGGESAKEADLGTLVNGYSSTSSFLSGSYLTTSEGTLTLTSGTMTVVADTRLNRLIAQGATDDIQRMEYYLKIIDKPEGITDVLTNGRPHVVELVNIKATEAAELIREAFGSRVASNEKASGGGQAAKKPTPDPRTSRADAAAKLAAMAKAASQPKDLAPKMTVAVHEASNSLVITAPESLLKEVQDLVSVIDSRGVQSIEVVVPSNVFVVEEALQGLLIETSRSRPSTNRPRPREGR from the coding sequence ATGCTTGGCTCCGTTTCAGCGTTCGCGCAGGTTCCAGCAACGCCTGCATCCGCAACGACGGAGCAATCGAGCTTGGAATCGGGCGAGCCGTCGCCGTCGACTGAGCCGCTCCAGGCATCCGACAGTTGGCAGCCCACTGAATCACTGAATCCAGCCGAGTCGGCCTCGGCAAATCCGACCACTGCCCAACCGGGCGTTCTTCCGCCGAACACGGAATCAACTGCTTTGGGCGATGCGGATTCGGGCGAAGCGGACTTAGTCGCTGCGGAACCCGAACCCCGTACCGTCCCAGCGGTACCCGCTCAGTTGAGAACAGGCTCCGAGTTGCGGTTTTCCTTCAATGCGGCCCCTTGGCGTGATGTCATTGAATGGGTGGCCGATGAGGCAGGCCTGGCTTTGCAGTTTGGTGAATTGCCAACGGGTAGTTTCACCTACAATGACAACGGCTCGTTCACTCCCGAAGAAGCGATTAACCGAGTCAATCTGTTCCTGATTCCGGAAGGTTTCGCCATCGTTCGATCGGGCAACCTGTTGGCGGTCGTTAACCTGACGGACCCGCGAAGTTTGTCGCAACTCGACTCGATCGCCGAAATGATCACGCCGGAAGAACTGGCCACTCGCAACGGCCACGAAGTCGTGAAGTGTTTGTTCCAGCTCGCCGAGCTCGATGCAAACGACGCAGTGGAAGAACTTTCGTCGCTGCAGTTGATGACGCCTCCGTCAGTATTGGCCGTGACCAATCAATTGATGATTACTGACACGGTGTCCAAGTTGCGAAGCGTGCAAGCGATCTTGGATTCGTTCCAGCCGACCGCGATGAAAAACGGCACGATGGTGAAAAGTTTCCGGCTGCAACACGTTGACGCCGAAGACGTCTTGGAGGTTGCCCGGCCTCACTTGGGTTTGGCCACCGGTGAGATGATTGGTATCGACGTCAGCTTGTCTGCGGACGTGTTGGGCAAGCATCTGTTTGTGACCGGCGTGGAGGACAAGATCAAAGTGATCGAAGGATTGGTTGAAGCGATCGATCAACCCGATCCGGATGCAGACGCGGTGCAGCGAGACTCGGTCTTGAAGTCGCATCTTGTGGAAGGCGGCAACGTGCAGATGGTCTACGACGTGCTGCAGACCTTGCTAGCTGGCAAGCCCGTTCGATTGTCCATCGACGAAACTGCCGGCAGCATCGTGGCACTCGCTGACGTGCAAACGCAGCGTGAGATCGAAATGACGGTCGAGCAGTTGCAGGCAACCGAGGCCGACTTTGAAGTCATTCAGCTGAAGACGATCGATGCGTACTACGCGATCAGCCTGCTAGAGCAAATGCTTGACATCCCCGCTTCAACACTCGATGACGACGACGATTCCGGACAAGACTTTCCAAAGATCGACGCCGATGCGGGCAACCGACGCCTATTCGTCCGTGCCAAACGGCCTCAGATCGAACAGATCAAGAAGATTGTGGCAGACTTGGAAGCCAGCGAATCGAACAATGTCGGCAAAGACGTTCGAGTGTTGCCGATGCCCAGTGAAGGTTCCGAACGAACACTGCAGACTGCGATCCAGTTTTGGCGTGGCGACAATCCAATCTCGCGTGTTTCATCTGACGCTTGGGATTCCGCACCGTCCGAGCGAGTGCCGGCGCAACAGATCAAACCGGAATCGACACCGCTCGTCGATGAAGACTTGCGAGAAGAGGAAATTCAGCCTGTTAAAAAAACTCCGCAATCGGAACGAGGCTCCAAATCACACCGTCGCGATCAGTCTTTCACGAACCTTTCGCATCCAACCGAACTGGTCGGCAAAGTCGGGCCCAACATCGTTAGCGAAGACGCGCCAATCCGATATCAAGTCACTTCTCGTGGCCTACTCTTGCAATCCCATGACACGGAAGCTCTCGATCAATTCGAAGAGCTGATTCGCGTGATCATGGGGCCGACCGATGCGGTATCGTCCAAGCCGATCGTGTTTTACATGCAATACACCAAGGCGGATGACGCACTGCGTATGCTGACGAAGTTGCTGGACGGCGGCGAGTCCGCAAAAGAGGCCGACTTGGGAACGCTAGTCAATGGCTATAGCTCGACGTCATCGTTCTTGTCCGGCAGCTATCTAACTACTTCCGAAGGCACCCTGACGCTGACCAGCGGTACCATGACCGTCGTGGCCGACACTCGATTGAACCGCTTGATCGCCCAAGGCGCGACGGACGACATCCAACGGATGGAGTACTATCTGAAAATCATCGACAAGCCCGAAGGAATCACCGACGTGCTGACCAATGGCCGTCCTCACGTCGTCGAGTTGGTTAACATCAAGGCGACCGAAGCCGCCGAACTGATCCGGGAAGCATTCGGGAGTCGCGTCGCTTCCAACGAAAAGGCATCGGGCGGTGGTCAAGCGGCCAAAAAGCCCACGCCCGATCCCCGGACCAGCAGGGCAGATGCCGCGGCCAAACTTGCCGCTATGGCGAAAGCGGCTTCGCAGCCCAAGGACCTTGCCCCGAAGATGACTGTTGCGGTCCATGAGGCCAGCAACTCGCTGGTGATCACCGCGCCCGAAAGCCTTCTAAAAGAAGTGCAGGACCTTGTCAGCGTGATTGATTCACGCGGTGTCCAGTCCATCGAAGTGGTCGTGCCAAGCAATGTGTTCGTAGTCGAAGAAGCGTTGCAGGGACTGTTGATCGAAACTTCACGAAGTCGACCGTCCACCAACCGCCCTCGCCCCAGAGAAGGACGGTAA